Proteins encoded by one window of Muntiacus reevesi chromosome 6, mMunRee1.1, whole genome shotgun sequence:
- the ZYX gene encoding zyxin isoform X1 — MVCAPRSPRPLPPSVFPASLPARLDRDAESADSAARRPPADAARTLRPAPGLAMAAPRPPRAISVSAPVFYAPQKKFAPVVAPKPKVNPFRPGDSEPPPAAGAQRAQMGRVGEIPPPPPEDFPLPPPPVVGEADDAEGALGGAFPPPPPPIDEPFPPAPLEEEIFPSPPPPLVEEGGPEAPTQLPSQPREKVSSIDLEIDSLSSLLDDMTKNDPFKARVSSGYVPPPVTTPFISKSSTKPATGGTAPLPPWKSPSSSQPVSQAQPQSPTQFHVQSQPQAPPQPVPLATTQARGPPAPSPAPKFSPVTPKFTPVASKFSPGAPGGLGSQPHQKLGPPEAPSSTGTGSPQPPSFTYAQQKEKPQVQEKQHPVPPPTQNQNQVRPAGAPGPLTLKEVEELEQLTQKLMQDMEHPQKQSVPINESCGRCHQPLARSQPAVRALGQLFHITCFTCRQCEQQLQGQQFYSLEGAPYCEGCYTDTLEKCNTCGQPITDRMLRATGKAYHPQCFTCVVCACPLEGTSFIVDQANRPHCVPDYHKQYAPRCSVCAEPIMPEPGREETVRVVALDKNFHMKCYKCEDCGKPLSIEADDNGCFPLDGHVLCRKCHTARA, encoded by the exons ATGGTCTGCGCGCCGCGCTCTCCccgccctctccctccctccgtcTTCCCTGCGTCCCTCCCCGCCCGGCTGGACCGGGACGCAGAGTCCGCGGACTCGGCTGCGAGGCGGCCCCCGGCAGACGCGGCGCGCACGCTCCGGCCCGCG CCCGGCCTGGCCATGGCGGCCCCCCGCCCGCCTCGCGCGATCTCCGTCTCGGCTCCGGTGTTTTACGCCCCGCAGAAGAAGTTCGCCCCGGTGGTGGCCCCGAAGCCCAAAGTGAACCCTTTCCGGCCCGGCGACAGCGAGCCGCCTCCGGCCGCTGGGGCCCAGCGCGCACAGATGGGCCGGGTGGGCGAGATACCCCCGCCGCCCCCAGAAG ACTTTCCCTTACCGCCTCCTCCGGTGGTCGGGGAGGCAGATGACGCCGAGGGCGCCCTGGGAGGTGCCTTCCCACCTCCGCCGCCCCCGATCGACGAACCGTTTCCCCCCGCGCCTTTGGAGGAGGAGATCTTCCCTTCCCCACCGCCCCCGCTAGTGGAGGAGGGAGGTCCTGAggcccccacccagctcccatCGCAG CCCAGGGAGAAGGTGAGCAGTATTGATCTGGAGATTGACTCCCTGTCTTCGCTGCTGGATGACATGACCAAGAACGATCCCTTCAAAGCCCGG GTGTCATCTGGATATGTACCCCCACCGGTCACCACTCCATTCATTTCCAAGTCCAGTACTAAGCCTGCAACTGGGGGCACAGCACCCCTGCCTCCCTGGAAGTCCCCTTCTAGCTCCCAGCCTGTGTCCCAGGCTCAGCCTCAGAGCCCGACACAATTCCATGTCCAGTCCCAGCCCCAGGCACCCCCCCAGCCTGTGCCTTTGGCTACCACCCAGGCTCGGGGGCCCCCAGCCCCATCTCCAGCCCCTAAGTTTTCTCCGGTGACTCCCAAGTTTACCCCTGTGGCTTCCAAGTTCAGCCCTGGAGCACCAGGTGGACTCGGGTCCCAGCCCCATCAGAAGTTGGGGCCCCCTGAAGCTCCCTCTTCCACTGGCACAGGCTCCCCTCAGCCCCCCAGCTTTACCTATGCTCAGCAGAAGGAGAAGCCCCAAGTGCAGGAGAAGCAGCATCCAGTGCCGCCACCGACTCAAAACCAAAACCAG GTGCGCCCCGCTGGGGCCCCAGGGCCTCTGACACTGAAAGAGGTGGAGGAGCTGGAGCAGCTGACGCAGAAGCTGATGCAGGACATGGAGCATCCTCAGAAGCAGAGCGTGCCCATCAACG AGTCCTGTGGCCGGTGTCACCAGCCCCTGGCCCGTTCGCAGCCCGCGGTTCGCGCTCTGGGGCAGCTCTTCCACATCACCTGCTTCACCTGCCGCCAGTGTGAGCAGCAGCTCCAAGGCCAGCAGTTCTACAGCCTGGAGGGGGCTCCGTACTGCGAGGGCTGCTACACC GACACCCTGGAGAAGTGCAACACCTGTGGGCAGCCGATCACTGACCGCATGCTGAGGGCCACGGGCAAGGCTTACCACCCGCAGTGCTTCACCTGTGTGGTCTGCGCCTGCCCCCTGGAGGGCACCTCCTTCATCGTGGACCAGGCCAACCGGCCCCACTGCGTCCCCGACTACCACAA GCAATACGCCCCCAGGTGCTCTGTCTGTGCAGAGCCCATCATGCCGGAGCCTGGGCGCGAGGAGACCGTGCGCGTGGTCGCTCTGGACAAGAACTTCCACATGAAGTGCTACAAGTGCGAG GACTGTGGGAAGCCCCTCTCCATTGAGGCGGATGACAACGGCTGCTTCCCCTTGGATGGCCACGTGCTCTGCCGGAAATGCCACACCGCCAGAGCCTAG
- the ZYX gene encoding zyxin isoform X2: MAAPRPPRAISVSAPVFYAPQKKFAPVVAPKPKVNPFRPGDSEPPPAAGAQRAQMGRVGEIPPPPPEDFPLPPPPVVGEADDAEGALGGAFPPPPPPIDEPFPPAPLEEEIFPSPPPPLVEEGGPEAPTQLPSQPREKVSSIDLEIDSLSSLLDDMTKNDPFKARVSSGYVPPPVTTPFISKSSTKPATGGTAPLPPWKSPSSSQPVSQAQPQSPTQFHVQSQPQAPPQPVPLATTQARGPPAPSPAPKFSPVTPKFTPVASKFSPGAPGGLGSQPHQKLGPPEAPSSTGTGSPQPPSFTYAQQKEKPQVQEKQHPVPPPTQNQNQVRPAGAPGPLTLKEVEELEQLTQKLMQDMEHPQKQSVPINESCGRCHQPLARSQPAVRALGQLFHITCFTCRQCEQQLQGQQFYSLEGAPYCEGCYTDTLEKCNTCGQPITDRMLRATGKAYHPQCFTCVVCACPLEGTSFIVDQANRPHCVPDYHKQYAPRCSVCAEPIMPEPGREETVRVVALDKNFHMKCYKCEDCGKPLSIEADDNGCFPLDGHVLCRKCHTARA; this comes from the exons ATGGCGGCCCCCCGCCCGCCTCGCGCGATCTCCGTCTCGGCTCCGGTGTTTTACGCCCCGCAGAAGAAGTTCGCCCCGGTGGTGGCCCCGAAGCCCAAAGTGAACCCTTTCCGGCCCGGCGACAGCGAGCCGCCTCCGGCCGCTGGGGCCCAGCGCGCACAGATGGGCCGGGTGGGCGAGATACCCCCGCCGCCCCCAGAAG ACTTTCCCTTACCGCCTCCTCCGGTGGTCGGGGAGGCAGATGACGCCGAGGGCGCCCTGGGAGGTGCCTTCCCACCTCCGCCGCCCCCGATCGACGAACCGTTTCCCCCCGCGCCTTTGGAGGAGGAGATCTTCCCTTCCCCACCGCCCCCGCTAGTGGAGGAGGGAGGTCCTGAggcccccacccagctcccatCGCAG CCCAGGGAGAAGGTGAGCAGTATTGATCTGGAGATTGACTCCCTGTCTTCGCTGCTGGATGACATGACCAAGAACGATCCCTTCAAAGCCCGG GTGTCATCTGGATATGTACCCCCACCGGTCACCACTCCATTCATTTCCAAGTCCAGTACTAAGCCTGCAACTGGGGGCACAGCACCCCTGCCTCCCTGGAAGTCCCCTTCTAGCTCCCAGCCTGTGTCCCAGGCTCAGCCTCAGAGCCCGACACAATTCCATGTCCAGTCCCAGCCCCAGGCACCCCCCCAGCCTGTGCCTTTGGCTACCACCCAGGCTCGGGGGCCCCCAGCCCCATCTCCAGCCCCTAAGTTTTCTCCGGTGACTCCCAAGTTTACCCCTGTGGCTTCCAAGTTCAGCCCTGGAGCACCAGGTGGACTCGGGTCCCAGCCCCATCAGAAGTTGGGGCCCCCTGAAGCTCCCTCTTCCACTGGCACAGGCTCCCCTCAGCCCCCCAGCTTTACCTATGCTCAGCAGAAGGAGAAGCCCCAAGTGCAGGAGAAGCAGCATCCAGTGCCGCCACCGACTCAAAACCAAAACCAG GTGCGCCCCGCTGGGGCCCCAGGGCCTCTGACACTGAAAGAGGTGGAGGAGCTGGAGCAGCTGACGCAGAAGCTGATGCAGGACATGGAGCATCCTCAGAAGCAGAGCGTGCCCATCAACG AGTCCTGTGGCCGGTGTCACCAGCCCCTGGCCCGTTCGCAGCCCGCGGTTCGCGCTCTGGGGCAGCTCTTCCACATCACCTGCTTCACCTGCCGCCAGTGTGAGCAGCAGCTCCAAGGCCAGCAGTTCTACAGCCTGGAGGGGGCTCCGTACTGCGAGGGCTGCTACACC GACACCCTGGAGAAGTGCAACACCTGTGGGCAGCCGATCACTGACCGCATGCTGAGGGCCACGGGCAAGGCTTACCACCCGCAGTGCTTCACCTGTGTGGTCTGCGCCTGCCCCCTGGAGGGCACCTCCTTCATCGTGGACCAGGCCAACCGGCCCCACTGCGTCCCCGACTACCACAA GCAATACGCCCCCAGGTGCTCTGTCTGTGCAGAGCCCATCATGCCGGAGCCTGGGCGCGAGGAGACCGTGCGCGTGGTCGCTCTGGACAAGAACTTCCACATGAAGTGCTACAAGTGCGAG GACTGTGGGAAGCCCCTCTCCATTGAGGCGGATGACAACGGCTGCTTCCCCTTGGATGGCCACGTGCTCTGCCGGAAATGCCACACCGCCAGAGCCTAG